A region from the Pontixanthobacter aestiaquae genome encodes:
- the mfd gene encoding transcription-repair coupling factor produces the protein MPDLTRILSATAPLTLSSVARGALPLVLADLARASSGRAVYVAADDNAMRSVTDAARFFAPELEVVEFPAWDCLPYDRASPALSVSAKRLAALHRLQAGKSGSQLLVTTVNAVLQRVLSPFRIREGVREFKPGTEIGRESLAALLQRQGYSRADTVVDAGEYAVRGSIVDIFPSGLDQGLRLDFFGDELESLRLFDPSTQTSTGILQSHLLLPASEALLDEDSIKRFRGRYREMFGAAATGDPLYQAVSDGRRLAGMEHWLPLFEDKLSTLFDHLTDQDQIIIDIGAIQAGDERAKDIADYHQAREKAAGQAAGSYRPLAEDALYVSRDEFETKLSDWPIHRAVIFAEPDNSKSVDFGFSSARDFSPERARGDNIYDAAADHLKAIGKSGKKPLLATYSEGSRARIASILSEAGTDTQLADTWQEALGLAAKGQPVAMVLPLDSGFANDELELITEQDVLGDRLVRRKKRKKNADAFLAELSALARGDLVVHTEHGIGKYLGLEPVSVGKSKHDCVMLEYRGGDKLFIPVENIDVLSRYGSSEEAVMLDRLGGEAWQKRRSRLKDRIREIAGELMKVAAERALKKAPVLDVDDATFNQFVDKFPWEETDDQERAIADVLRDLESGRPMDRLVCGDVGFGKTEVALRAAFVAAMNGQQVAVVAPTTLLARQHFTNFTERFAGFPLKVGRLSRLVPPKEMAETREALEAGTMDIVIGTHAILSKSTQFNDLGLVIVDEEQRFGVTHKEKLKQLRANVHMLTLTATPIPRTLQMAMTGLRELSTIQTPPVDRLAVRTYVMEWDEMVMREALLREHHRGGQSFIVVPRISDMADVEEWLKEHVPEIKSISAHGQMSPTEVEQRMSAFYEGKYEVLLSTTIVESGLDIPSANTIIIHRADRFGLAQLYQLRGRVGRSKLRAYAYLTYPKDQQLSEVAEKRLKVLGDLDSLGAGFQLASHDLDIRGAGNLLGDEQSGHIREVGFELYQSMLEDAILAAKAGAAGLEAKPESISPQITVDAPIMIPEDYVPDLAVRMALYRRLNDAKDKAEIEAMAAEMIDRFGPLPDATSNLVRLIEIKHQAIAANIAKIDVGARGSLVTFHNDDFPDGPGLIAYVDRLKDTAKLRPDMKLVINRAWGDPQSRLNGLFQLTKGLSRIAEKARKAAA, from the coding sequence ATGCCTGATCTCACCCGCATACTCTCGGCCACCGCGCCACTCACGCTCTCGTCTGTCGCGCGCGGCGCATTGCCGCTTGTGCTCGCCGATCTGGCGCGCGCCTCGAGTGGCCGTGCCGTTTACGTTGCCGCCGATGACAATGCGATGCGTTCGGTCACTGACGCAGCCCGGTTCTTCGCGCCCGAACTGGAAGTGGTCGAATTCCCCGCCTGGGATTGCCTGCCTTACGACCGTGCCAGCCCTGCACTCTCGGTCAGCGCCAAACGGCTTGCCGCTCTGCACCGGTTGCAAGCGGGCAAAAGCGGATCGCAATTGCTCGTCACAACGGTCAACGCGGTTCTCCAGCGCGTGCTTTCGCCTTTCCGCATTCGCGAAGGCGTTCGCGAGTTCAAACCTGGCACGGAAATCGGGCGTGAGAGTCTGGCGGCTTTGCTCCAACGCCAGGGGTACTCGCGCGCAGACACGGTGGTTGATGCTGGCGAATATGCTGTGCGCGGTTCTATCGTCGACATCTTCCCGTCCGGCCTGGATCAGGGCCTCCGCCTTGATTTCTTTGGTGACGAATTGGAAAGCCTGAGGCTGTTTGATCCTTCGACGCAAACCAGCACCGGCATTCTTCAGTCGCATCTTCTGCTGCCTGCAAGCGAAGCGTTGCTAGACGAGGACAGTATCAAGCGCTTCCGCGGGCGCTACCGCGAGATGTTTGGCGCGGCAGCAACGGGCGATCCGCTTTATCAGGCAGTCAGTGACGGCCGCAGGCTGGCAGGGATGGAACACTGGCTTCCTCTGTTTGAAGATAAACTCTCCACGCTTTTCGATCATCTGACCGATCAAGACCAGATCATTATCGATATCGGGGCAATTCAGGCCGGGGACGAGCGGGCGAAAGACATCGCCGACTATCATCAGGCGCGCGAAAAAGCTGCCGGACAGGCTGCTGGTAGCTATCGCCCGCTGGCAGAAGATGCGCTTTACGTCAGTCGCGATGAGTTCGAAACGAAGCTCAGCGATTGGCCAATCCATCGCGCGGTGATCTTCGCGGAACCTGACAACAGTAAATCTGTCGATTTCGGCTTTAGCTCCGCGCGTGACTTCTCACCTGAGAGGGCGCGCGGCGACAATATCTATGACGCCGCCGCCGATCATTTGAAAGCGATCGGTAAGTCCGGCAAGAAACCGCTGCTCGCGACCTATTCCGAGGGAAGCCGCGCTCGCATCGCATCGATCCTGAGCGAAGCCGGCACTGACACCCAGCTTGCAGATACGTGGCAAGAAGCACTCGGTCTCGCTGCAAAGGGCCAGCCCGTCGCGATGGTTCTCCCGCTCGATAGCGGATTCGCCAATGACGAGCTGGAGCTGATTACCGAGCAGGACGTGCTTGGTGACCGGCTTGTGCGCCGCAAGAAGCGCAAGAAGAATGCCGATGCGTTTCTGGCCGAGTTGTCCGCTCTCGCGCGCGGCGATCTGGTGGTTCATACCGAGCACGGGATCGGCAAATATCTCGGGCTGGAACCTGTCAGCGTAGGCAAGAGCAAGCACGACTGTGTGATGCTGGAATATAGAGGCGGCGATAAGCTGTTCATTCCCGTCGAAAATATCGACGTGCTGTCGCGTTACGGATCGTCCGAAGAAGCGGTTATGCTTGACCGTCTTGGTGGTGAAGCATGGCAGAAACGTCGCTCTCGCCTCAAAGACCGGATCCGCGAGATCGCCGGCGAGTTGATGAAAGTCGCTGCCGAGCGCGCGCTGAAGAAAGCACCCGTGCTGGATGTCGACGATGCGACATTCAACCAGTTCGTCGATAAGTTCCCTTGGGAGGAAACCGACGATCAGGAACGCGCGATCGCCGATGTGTTGCGCGATCTGGAAAGCGGCCGTCCGATGGACCGCCTCGTTTGCGGCGATGTCGGTTTCGGCAAAACCGAGGTCGCTCTGCGCGCGGCATTTGTCGCGGCCATGAACGGGCAGCAAGTCGCTGTCGTTGCGCCCACCACTCTGCTCGCCAGACAGCACTTTACCAACTTCACCGAACGCTTTGCCGGCTTCCCGCTGAAAGTCGGACGTTTATCCCGTCTCGTGCCGCCCAAAGAAATGGCCGAGACCCGCGAGGCATTGGAAGCGGGAACGATGGACATCGTGATCGGTACTCACGCGATTCTGTCCAAATCAACGCAGTTCAATGACCTTGGGCTTGTGATCGTCGATGAGGAACAGCGCTTCGGTGTGACGCATAAGGAAAAGCTCAAACAGCTGCGCGCCAACGTGCATATGCTCACGCTTACCGCGACACCGATCCCGCGTACCTTGCAAATGGCCATGACCGGATTACGCGAGCTTTCAACAATTCAGACGCCGCCCGTCGACCGCCTTGCCGTTCGCACCTATGTGATGGAATGGGACGAGATGGTCATGCGTGAAGCTCTGCTGCGCGAACATCATCGCGGCGGGCAAAGCTTTATCGTCGTTCCGCGCATTTCCGATATGGCGGATGTCGAGGAATGGCTGAAAGAACATGTGCCTGAGATTAAATCCATCTCCGCCCACGGCCAGATGTCACCGACCGAAGTCGAACAACGGATGAGCGCGTTTTATGAAGGCAAATATGAAGTCCTGCTCTCGACCACCATCGTCGAAAGCGGCCTCGATATCCCGAGCGCCAACACGATCATCATCCACCGCGCGGACCGGTTTGGACTTGCCCAGCTCTATCAATTGCGCGGCCGTGTTGGTCGGTCAAAACTACGGGCCTACGCCTATCTGACCTATCCCAAGGATCAGCAGCTGTCAGAAGTTGCGGAGAAGCGTCTCAAGGTACTCGGCGATCTCGACAGTCTGGGCGCAGGCTTCCAGCTGGCCAGTCACGATCTGGATATTCGCGGCGCAGGTAATCTGCTCGGTGACGAGCAATCGGGCCATATCCGGGAAGTCGGCTTCGAACTCTATCAATCGATGCTGGAGGATGCAATCTTGGCGGCAAAGGCGGGGGCGGCCGGTCTGGAAGCCAAGCCGGAAAGTATCAGCCCGCAAATCACCGTCGACGCGCCTATCATGATCCCCGAGGACTACGTCCCCGACCTCGCTGTTCGCATGGCGCTTTATCGCCGATTGAACGATGCAAAAGACAAAGCCGAAATCGAGGCCATGGCAGCCGAAATGATCGACCGCTTCGGTCCGCTACCAGATGCAACCTCGAACCTTGTCCGCCTAATCGAGATCAAACATCAGGCCATCGCCGCCAACATTGCCAAAATTGATGTCGGTGCACGTGGATCATTGGTAACATTCCACAATGACGACTTTCCCGATGGCCCCGGCTTGATCGCCTATGTCGACCGGTTAAAAGACACTGCCAAACTGCGCCCCGATATGAAGCTGGTCATCAATCGCGCATGGGGCGATCCGCAGTCACGCCTCAACGGATTGTTCCAGCTGACCAAAGGCCTTAGCCGTATTGCAGAGAAGGCGCGTAAGGCGGCTGCCTAG
- a CDS encoding FAD assembly factor SdhE → MPDASDLTARFARAKFRSWHRGTREADYMIGGFYDRYHGDWSEADLAWFESLLDEDDVDIMAWALKTQPAPESFLGTHMDLMQKLDYVDIPR, encoded by the coding sequence ATGCCAGACGCCAGTGACCTTACCGCCCGATTTGCCCGCGCAAAATTCCGCTCATGGCATCGCGGTACGCGCGAGGCGGATTACATGATCGGCGGGTTCTATGACCGCTATCATGGGGATTGGTCGGAAGCCGATCTGGCGTGGTTCGAATCGCTGCTAGACGAGGACGACGTAGATATCATGGCTTGGGCATTAAAAACGCAACCGGCCCCCGAGAGCTTCCTAGGCACCCATATGGATTTGATGCAGAAGCTCGACTACGTCGACATCCCTCGCTGA
- the recG gene encoding ATP-dependent DNA helicase RecG, whose amino-acid sequence MRPEVLNPLFVEVDALDGVGPKVKRPLDKLGLKRVRDVVYHLPERFVTRRAVENLDEADVGEHVVVALTPTEHKSPYGRGPYRVFAQDSIGNICTLTYFGRASYTAKKLLPVGEKRWVAGKIDQYDQMLQIVHPDHVVEASDDTLTRLYEPVYALSEGLTQPRITALVEQALERLPELPEWIEPAQFEAQKWPAWRDALRLVHKSEHEAARERLAYDELLANSLALMLVRADNRKRKGKPLRGDGSLRDKLQLPYSLTGAQARSVSEIEGDLAQETPMLRLLQGDVGAGKTVVALKAMLIAVEARAQAALLAPTEILARQHYETLRTMAGPTGAQVALLTGRDKGKARESILMGLLDGSIDIVVGTHAIFQDSVSYKELALVVIDEQHRFGVAQRLMLANKGKSTPHTLAMTATPIPRTLTLAQYGEMDVSRLDEMPPGRQPIDTRVVAQERLADVADGVARHIAGGQQAYWVCPMVRENETEDIAAAEARYASLKERFGDDVVLVHGQLKPELKDAAMERFASGHAKLLIATTVIEVGVDVPAATLMVIEQAERFGLAQLHQLRGRVGRGSEKSVCLLLRGNALSETGRERLALMRETQDGFRLAEEDLRLRGGGELLGTRQSGDTPFKVASLEQITRLLPKAHADARVLMERDGGLTGSRGEAARMLLYLFERDWGVQMLRGG is encoded by the coding sequence ATGCGTCCCGAAGTGCTCAATCCCTTGTTTGTCGAAGTCGATGCGCTGGATGGCGTCGGCCCGAAAGTGAAGAGGCCGCTCGATAAGCTGGGTTTGAAGCGGGTTCGCGACGTTGTGTATCATTTACCCGAACGGTTCGTGACTCGCCGCGCGGTCGAGAATCTGGATGAAGCCGATGTCGGCGAGCATGTTGTCGTCGCTCTCACGCCGACCGAGCACAAAAGCCCGTACGGGCGCGGCCCGTACCGCGTGTTCGCGCAGGACAGTATCGGCAACATTTGTACGCTGACCTATTTCGGCCGCGCGTCTTACACTGCGAAGAAATTGCTGCCCGTTGGCGAAAAGCGCTGGGTGGCGGGTAAGATCGATCAATACGACCAGATGCTCCAGATCGTACATCCCGATCACGTTGTCGAAGCGAGCGATGATACTCTGACCCGCTTGTATGAGCCCGTTTACGCGTTGTCCGAAGGGCTGACTCAGCCTCGTATCACGGCCCTGGTCGAACAAGCATTGGAACGATTGCCGGAGCTTCCTGAGTGGATCGAACCAGCACAGTTTGAAGCGCAAAAGTGGCCTGCTTGGCGCGATGCGCTGAGGCTCGTACATAAGAGCGAGCATGAGGCGGCGCGAGAGCGTCTGGCCTATGATGAGTTGCTGGCCAATTCGCTCGCCTTAATGCTGGTCCGTGCAGACAATCGCAAGCGTAAGGGTAAGCCTTTGCGAGGCGACGGATCGCTGCGGGACAAGCTGCAATTGCCGTACTCACTTACCGGTGCGCAGGCGCGGTCCGTGTCGGAGATAGAAGGCGATCTGGCGCAAGAAACACCGATGCTGCGCTTGCTGCAAGGTGATGTCGGTGCGGGTAAGACGGTGGTGGCGCTCAAAGCAATGCTGATAGCGGTGGAAGCGCGAGCACAAGCGGCTCTGCTCGCCCCGACTGAAATACTCGCACGCCAGCATTACGAAACACTGCGCACGATGGCGGGGCCAACAGGTGCTCAAGTCGCGCTGCTGACCGGGCGCGACAAAGGTAAGGCGCGCGAGTCCATCCTTATGGGATTACTCGATGGCAGCATCGATATCGTCGTCGGGACGCATGCGATCTTTCAGGACAGTGTGTCCTACAAAGAACTTGCGCTGGTTGTGATCGATGAGCAGCACCGTTTCGGTGTCGCGCAGCGACTGATGCTTGCCAATAAAGGCAAGAGCACACCGCACACGCTGGCGATGACTGCGACCCCTATCCCGCGCACACTCACGCTCGCGCAGTATGGCGAGATGGATGTCTCGCGTCTCGATGAAATGCCGCCCGGTCGGCAGCCGATCGACACGCGCGTCGTCGCCCAGGAACGGCTTGCAGACGTGGCCGATGGTGTCGCACGGCATATTGCGGGCGGGCAGCAAGCCTATTGGGTATGCCCCATGGTCCGCGAGAACGAGACGGAAGACATCGCCGCCGCCGAAGCGCGTTATGCCAGCCTGAAGGAACGGTTCGGCGATGATGTCGTGCTGGTACACGGCCAGTTGAAGCCTGAGCTCAAAGACGCCGCGATGGAGCGCTTTGCCAGTGGACACGCGAAGTTGCTCATTGCTACGACAGTAATTGAAGTCGGTGTCGATGTGCCCGCAGCCACCCTTATGGTGATCGAGCAGGCCGAACGCTTTGGTCTCGCGCAATTGCACCAGCTTCGCGGACGGGTAGGGCGGGGCTCTGAAAAGTCGGTATGCCTGCTGCTGCGCGGCAATGCGCTTTCCGAAACCGGCCGTGAAAGACTCGCCCTGATGCGCGAGACGCAAGACGGGTTCCGGCTGGCCGAGGAAGATCTGCGCTTGCGTGGAGGCGGCGAATTGCTCGGCACACGCCAATCAGGTGACACACCTTTCAAAGTGGCATCGCTGGAGCAAATCACGCGTCTTCTACCGAAGGCTCACGCCGATGCCCGAGTCCTGATGGAGCGCGATGGCGGCTTGACCGGGTCACGCGGCGAGGCTGCACGGATGCTGCTCTATCTATTCGAACGCGATTGGGGCGTGCAGATGCTGCGCGGGGGGTGA
- a CDS encoding carbohydrate porin — protein sequence MKFVLSTVAAAALLIGGGDPAFAGDEKVEQALAALEARLNAVEAENRALRAQMTTRDTVPVAVPATPVVPIVPIAAHAAQPPLPPVPPARSQDSEERTSRNTVGVSSDYAYRMLDHAENTNTKAVVQLEAITEGLLDDRVVLSGSATAIATYQRSNTPDKFGYLMRNPTSANQIGKSVTEAVLHSAQLAVTARITDDVTAYAELLYDPQQSFGPGTITALTRNQIQLRRGWVMLGNLEKSPVYALIGKMDTPFGLQDTVSPFTNSTNWHAFAGLAYGAQVGLKKDGLLLRAMAIQGGAQFRSANTSVNGTNVPSKLNNFAVDGRYTLALPGNGNSVMAGGSYQHGSPYCQQYPIFHFNPCDDNVPAWAAYGKVNFGDLSVIGEFARTTKVWPGSQVPDPTNPLSQFEAQKTEAFTVGSRFAFGQPNQTTQRRNFALSAEFSKFTAGAEGAPWERQNQAVLGLSWFPIDNLNVFGEVVHVDGFAPLNFLSGGNLPGGATWSDRDAATDVALIGAQVAF from the coding sequence ATGAAGTTTGTCCTTTCAACAGTTGCAGCTGCAGCGCTTCTAATCGGCGGCGGAGACCCCGCTTTCGCCGGAGATGAGAAAGTCGAGCAAGCATTGGCCGCGCTTGAAGCGCGACTGAACGCGGTGGAAGCGGAGAATCGCGCTTTGCGAGCGCAGATGACGACGCGCGATACTGTTCCCGTCGCCGTTCCAGCTACTCCCGTTGTTCCTATCGTGCCCATCGCGGCACATGCTGCACAACCGCCATTACCACCGGTCCCGCCAGCACGATCGCAAGACAGCGAAGAGCGAACCTCCCGAAATACGGTCGGTGTATCGTCGGATTATGCGTATCGGATGCTGGATCATGCGGAAAACACCAACACCAAAGCGGTTGTCCAGCTTGAGGCAATTACCGAAGGGCTGCTCGACGACCGTGTAGTGCTGTCGGGCAGTGCGACAGCCATCGCGACCTATCAACGCAGCAACACTCCTGATAAATTCGGCTATCTGATGCGCAACCCCACCAGCGCAAACCAGATCGGCAAGAGTGTAACCGAGGCGGTGCTTCACTCCGCGCAGCTCGCCGTCACGGCCCGCATCACCGACGATGTCACTGCCTATGCAGAGCTGCTCTATGACCCGCAGCAAAGCTTTGGCCCCGGCACGATAACGGCCCTAACCCGAAACCAGATCCAGCTGCGCCGCGGGTGGGTAATGCTGGGCAATCTCGAAAAGTCGCCTGTCTATGCCCTGATCGGCAAGATGGACACGCCGTTCGGCCTGCAAGATACCGTGAGCCCCTTTACCAATTCGACCAATTGGCACGCCTTTGCCGGCCTCGCCTATGGTGCGCAAGTCGGCCTGAAGAAAGACGGTCTGTTACTCCGCGCGATGGCCATCCAGGGCGGAGCACAGTTCCGTTCGGCCAACACGTCCGTGAACGGCACCAATGTGCCTTCCAAGCTCAACAATTTCGCAGTTGATGGACGCTACACACTGGCGTTGCCGGGTAATGGTAACTCGGTAATGGCTGGTGGCAGCTACCAACATGGTAGCCCGTATTGCCAGCAATATCCGATCTTCCACTTCAATCCGTGCGACGACAATGTTCCGGCTTGGGCCGCATATGGCAAAGTCAATTTCGGCGATCTTTCTGTTATCGGCGAATTTGCCCGGACGACCAAAGTCTGGCCCGGTTCCCAAGTGCCCGACCCGACAAACCCACTGAGCCAGTTTGAAGCGCAAAAAACCGAAGCATTCACAGTCGGATCGCGTTTCGCCTTCGGTCAGCCGAACCAAACTACGCAGCGCCGTAATTTTGCTCTCTCGGCTGAGTTCTCGAAATTTACCGCCGGAGCAGAAGGCGCTCCATGGGAAAGGCAGAACCAAGCCGTGCTTGGTCTGTCGTGGTTCCCGATTGATAATCTCAACGTGTTTGGCGAGGTGGTTCATGTGGACGGATTTGCGCCGCTTAACTTCCTGTCAGGCGGAAATCTGCCCGGCGGTGCAACGTGGTCGGATCGCGATGCGGCAACCGACGTGGCGCTGATTGGCGCGCAGGTGGCCTTCTAA
- a CDS encoding low molecular weight protein-tyrosine-phosphatase, producing the protein MATKPAILFVCLGNICRSPLAEAAFRKAAEEAGLDFAADSAGTAAYHIGSPPDPRSIATAAQHGIDISHYQGRQLDQDDFARFSHIYAMDHSNLRNIRAVAPSGSAAEIALLMDTVPGREGEEIADPYYGGEENFTYTWEDVWMAVQAVVARLTNR; encoded by the coding sequence ATGGCAACCAAACCAGCCATTCTGTTCGTATGCCTTGGTAATATTTGCCGTTCTCCCTTGGCAGAAGCGGCCTTTCGCAAAGCAGCAGAAGAGGCGGGGCTGGATTTCGCGGCGGACTCCGCCGGCACCGCTGCCTATCATATAGGGTCCCCGCCCGATCCGCGCAGTATCGCCACGGCGGCACAACACGGGATCGATATCTCCCATTATCAGGGACGTCAGCTCGATCAGGATGATTTCGCGCGGTTCAGCCATATTTACGCAATGGATCACTCTAATCTGCGGAATATTCGCGCAGTGGCGCCTTCCGGCTCAGCAGCAGAAATAGCGCTACTGATGGATACGGTTCCTGGCCGCGAGGGAGAAGAGATTGCCGATCCCTATTATGGCGGTGAAGAGAATTTCACCTACACTTGGGAAGATGTCTGGATGGCGGTACAGGCCGTGGTCGCAAGGTTGACAAATCGATAA
- a CDS encoding ABC1 kinase family protein has protein sequence MSDSNKPGRHRAVPSSRFGRLSGFGRLAGGIAGGMLAEGARRLATGELPKLQDMMLTPGNAMRLADRLSHLRGAAMKLGQMISMDAGDLLPPELSGILSTLRDNANFMPPRQLQQVLKAEWGENWRSKFAEFQVRPIAAASIGQVHKAVTHDGRTLAIKVQYPGVRESIDSDVDNVATLLRISNMVPDHLDLNPMLVAAKAQLHEEADYVREGAQMQRYAQLLADDDRFIVPELDEELTRDRIIAMTYVPGVPIESVETESQELRNEVAERVVTLVARELFEFGVMQTDPNFANFLYQPESGKIVLLDFGATREIDADVQSSYRNLLRAGLADDMDGVIAASISAGFIKPLAVERYEDSVRFMTQIILDKFGADGPFDFGDRAFVKVLTDKGMQIAADRDAWHMPPVETLFVQRKISGTAMLGARLKAVVPVRDIVASALDANRETQG, from the coding sequence ATGTCAGACTCCAACAAACCCGGACGCCACCGCGCGGTTCCCAGTTCGCGCTTTGGCCGCTTATCCGGATTTGGCCGCCTGGCTGGAGGGATTGCTGGTGGAATGTTGGCAGAAGGTGCTCGGCGGTTAGCGACGGGCGAATTGCCAAAATTACAGGACATGATGCTTACCCCCGGCAATGCGATGCGGTTGGCCGACCGGCTGTCACATTTGCGCGGTGCTGCGATGAAGCTTGGCCAGATGATCTCCATGGATGCGGGTGATCTGCTGCCACCTGAACTTTCCGGCATTCTCTCCACTTTGCGCGACAATGCCAACTTCATGCCACCACGTCAGTTGCAGCAAGTCCTTAAAGCCGAATGGGGCGAAAATTGGCGTTCGAAATTCGCGGAATTTCAGGTTCGACCGATTGCTGCCGCCTCGATCGGGCAAGTTCATAAAGCTGTGACGCATGATGGCCGCACTCTTGCAATTAAAGTCCAATACCCCGGCGTCCGTGAAAGCATCGATTCCGATGTCGACAATGTTGCAACGCTGCTGCGAATATCCAACATGGTTCCCGATCATCTCGATCTCAATCCCATGCTGGTAGCTGCCAAAGCGCAGTTGCACGAGGAAGCAGATTACGTGCGCGAGGGTGCGCAAATGCAGCGTTACGCACAGCTGCTAGCGGATGATGACAGGTTCATCGTGCCGGAGCTTGACGAGGAGCTGACCAGAGACCGCATTATCGCGATGACTTATGTTCCGGGCGTTCCGATTGAGAGCGTTGAGACTGAAAGCCAAGAATTGCGAAACGAGGTGGCCGAACGGGTCGTTACGTTGGTCGCGCGCGAATTGTTCGAATTCGGCGTGATGCAGACTGACCCGAACTTTGCCAACTTCCTCTATCAACCGGAGAGCGGCAAAATCGTGCTACTCGATTTCGGTGCGACGCGGGAGATCGATGCTGATGTGCAAAGCTCCTATCGCAATTTGCTCAGGGCCGGATTGGCGGATGATATGGACGGCGTGATTGCGGCATCAATATCAGCTGGCTTCATCAAGCCATTGGCGGTGGAACGATACGAGGACAGCGTCCGATTCATGACGCAGATTATTCTCGACAAATTCGGTGCAGACGGACCCTTCGACTTCGGTGACCGGGCATTCGTGAAAGTGCTAACTGACAAAGGTATGCAAATTGCTGCAGACCGCGATGCTTGGCATATGCCCCCTGTTGAAACGCTGTTTGTGCAGCGTAAAATCAGCGGCACAGCAATGCTCGGCGCGCGATTGAAAGCAGTTGTACCCGTGCGCGATATCGTGGCCAGTGCTTTGGATGCGAATCGCGAGACACAAGGCTAG
- a CDS encoding DUF3429 family protein: MDNDRSPQSFRTALALGYAGLLPQAAALLLAVQGGTWREIALSGGYFYAALIFSFLGGVWWGQALSNGKAPRWIYAAAVLPSLLALALSLLALSEAFPSHSAFVALGALIAGSPLVDRAIGKGGAQWMRLRWHLSLGLGVLTLALAFWA, translated from the coding sequence ATGGATAATGACCGATCTCCCCAATCGTTCCGCACCGCATTGGCGTTGGGGTATGCCGGATTGCTGCCGCAAGCCGCAGCATTGCTGCTTGCCGTCCAAGGCGGCACCTGGCGTGAAATCGCTCTGAGCGGCGGGTATTTTTATGCCGCATTGATTTTCAGTTTTCTTGGCGGAGTTTGGTGGGGCCAAGCACTCAGCAATGGCAAAGCGCCACGTTGGATATATGCGGCAGCGGTATTGCCAAGCCTTCTGGCTCTGGCGCTTAGCTTGCTTGCGCTATCGGAGGCTTTTCCGAGTCATAGCGCGTTTGTTGCTTTGGGGGCGTTAATCGCTGGTTCGCCCTTGGTCGATCGCGCGATTGGTAAAGGCGGCGCGCAATGGATGCGCTTGCGCTGGCACTTGTCGCTTGGTCTCGGCGTACTGACTCTGGCTTTGGCGTTTTGGGCGTAA
- a CDS encoding alpha/beta hydrolase: protein MLARLHHRLATIALLLSAAVLAGVWPAPASAQESASVKSAPDMRVWSSKILAEGRSRFLFDAWDGPDLPIWAYIPKGADRKTAPIMFVLHGAKRDPRRYLEEWVQFADEDGFIIIAPEFAKGNFPGSRSYNLGNIWTKGGKKVNPEDIWSFSAIEPIFDRVVASMGGSQTNYTLYGHSAGSQFVHRFLFAKPDARVSRYLVANAGWYTVPDREIAFPYGLGGLGVTDDEIKVLLAKDVVVLLGDQDTDTKHDSLRRTKDAMAQGPHRFARGLSYFSSAKALAEEMDAEFNWTYRVIPGVAHSNGGIAKGAHDLVK from the coding sequence ATGTTGGCACGTTTGCACCACAGATTAGCAACCATAGCATTGCTGCTATCCGCAGCAGTGCTGGCTGGCGTTTGGCCGGCTCCCGCAAGCGCTCAGGAATCTGCCAGCGTCAAAAGCGCGCCGGATATGCGCGTCTGGTCTTCGAAAATACTGGCTGAGGGGAGAAGCCGTTTTCTATTCGACGCGTGGGATGGCCCTGACCTTCCGATATGGGCGTATATTCCAAAGGGTGCCGACCGAAAGACAGCGCCAATCATGTTCGTGCTACACGGCGCAAAGCGCGATCCGCGCCGCTATCTGGAAGAATGGGTTCAGTTCGCGGATGAAGACGGCTTCATCATCATCGCCCCGGAATTCGCCAAAGGCAATTTTCCCGGCTCGCGTTCCTATAATCTGGGCAATATCTGGACCAAAGGCGGCAAGAAAGTGAACCCGGAGGACATCTGGTCCTTTTCAGCAATTGAACCGATTTTCGACCGCGTTGTGGCTAGCATGGGCGGTTCACAGACTAACTATACGCTATACGGCCATTCCGCCGGGTCACAGTTCGTGCATCGTTTTCTATTCGCCAAGCCGGATGCCCGGGTGAGCCGCTATCTTGTAGCGAATGCGGGTTGGTACACTGTGCCCGACCGGGAGATCGCGTTTCCCTACGGACTAGGCGGGCTTGGTGTGACCGATGACGAAATCAAAGTGTTGCTGGCCAAGGATGTCGTCGTGCTGCTGGGGGATCAGGATACCGATACAAAGCATGACAGCCTTCGCCGCACCAAGGACGCAATGGCGCAGGGGCCGCACAGGTTCGCGCGCGGGCTAAGCTACTTTAGTTCCGCCAAAGCGCTAGCCGAAGAAATGGATGCCGAGTTTAACTGGACTTACCGTGTCATTCCCGGCGTTGCGCATTCCAACGGCGGCATAGCGAAAGGCGCGCACGATCTGGTCAAGTAA